One part of the Melospiza melodia melodia isolate bMelMel2 chromosome 3, bMelMel2.pri, whole genome shotgun sequence genome encodes these proteins:
- the MAS1 gene encoding proto-oncogene Mas, with the protein MDESNITFHPSEGTENISMHRNISTQERVWEILTPLWVIMIISFLGFCENGIVLWCLCFQIKRNPFTAYITHLSIADISLLLCTFILSIEYIAGFGFAYGFYYYVTTTLSIVFLLGYNTGLYLLTAISIERCLSIVYPIWYRCHRSQHQSAIVCAILWTLSFFMTVAEYLTCKDDSTKEQFDDGNHCQALLIFTWILTFMIFIPLMILSSLILVIRIRRNSLRPHSSKLYIIIVATVIVFLIFAMPMRLLYLLNYHHWSSLLSQQNHVTIVLSTVNSSINPLVYFFVGSSKKKRFKESLKVVLSRALTDGLRPRSQEVGMSLDIAETIF; encoded by the coding sequence ATGGATGAGTCAAACATAACGTTTCATCCCAGCGAAGGCACAGAGAACATCTCAATGCACAGAAACATTTCTACACAGGAAAGGGTCTGGGAGATATTGACCCCACTTTGGGTAATTATGATCATCTCCTTCCTGGGTTTTTGTGAAAATGGAATTGTCCTCTGGTGCCTCTGCTTCCAGATCAAAAGAAACCCATTCACTGCGTACATCACACACTTGTCCATTGCTGATATCTCCTTACTGCTTTGTACGTTTATTCTGTCAATTGAGTACATTGCTGGTTTTGGATTCGCATACGGTTTTTACTATTATGTAACCACCACACTATCTATTGTCTTCCTTCTTGGCTATAATACTGGTCTCTATCTCCTGACAGCCATCAGTATTGAGAGGTGTCTGTCTATTGTTTACCCCATCTGGTACCGATGCCACCGGTCACAGCACCAATCGGCAATCGTGTGCGCCATTCTGTGGACTCTGTCTTTTTTCATGACAGTGGCCGAATATTTAACATGCAAAGATGATTCAACCAAGGAACAATTCGACGACGGCAACCATTGCCAAGCACTGCTCATCTTCACGTGGATCCTGACTTTCATGATCTTCATTCCTCTAATGATTTTGTCCAGCCTGATCTTGGTTATCAGGATTCGCCGTAACTCCCTGAGACCTCATTCGTCAAAGCTCTACATCATCATTGTGGCCACAGTCATTGTCTTCCTCATCTTTGCTATGCCTATGAGGCTGCTGTATCTTCTGAATTACCACCACTGGTCATCTTTGCTCAGCCAGCAGAACCATGTCACCATTGTTCTGTCCACCGTTAACAGTAGCATCAACCCCCTGGTTTACTTCTTTGTAGGAAGCAGCAAGAAGAAGAGGTTCAAGGAGAGCCTCAAAGTGGTTCTCAGCAGAGCTCTCACTGATGGCTTGCGGCCAAGAAGCCAGGAAGTGGGCATGAGTTTGGATATAGCCGAAACAATTTTCTAA